CAACGCCTGGAAAGGATATGGTACAGACGGTATGCACGACAACTGGACCATAGAAGATGGAGCAATGGCTTTTACACCTGGGGAAGAAGGTGGTAAAAACATCATTACAAAAAACACCTATAAAAACTTTGAACTCAAGCTCGAGTGGAAAGTTTCAGAAGGTGGTAACAGTGGTATCTTTTGGAGTGTAAAAGAATCTCCAGAATTTAAAGAAGCTTATGAAACTGGCCCAGAGATACAAGTGCTAGATGACGAACGTCACCCAGATGCAAAAGTGGCAAACGGCACACACAAAGCAGGGTCACTTTATGATATGATAAAACCCGCAGATGGTATGATTAATCCCGCAGGTGAGTGGAACCAAGTAACACTTTCTATCAATCACGATAGCAATCTAGGTAAAGTAAGCCTCAATGGCAAAGAGGCATACACTTTCCCGGTAAACGGTGAAGAGTGGGATGCTATGGTTGCAAAGACTAAGTTTGCAGACTGGAAAGGCTTTGGTAAATATCAAGAAGGTCACATAGGTCTCCAAGATCACGGTGACAAAGTCTGGTACCGCAACATTACAATAAAAGAATTATAGATTATGAAATTATACCATTTAGTAATTATCGCAACAGCACTAACCATTACATCTTGCGGCTCAGGAAATGTGGGTGACGAACCTACAAAACCAGAACAAACAGAAGTGTGGGGTCCCAAACCCGCAAAGGTTGCCATAAACGGGCAAACCGGTATTCCTAGTGATGCTGTGGTACTGTTTGACGGCACAAACCTCAACGCTTGGAAAAGTAAAAACGATGGCGGCGCTCCTAAGTGGACAATCAACCAAGACGGCAGTATGACCGTAAAAGATAAGACTGGAGATATTGTAACTAAGGAGAACTTCGGGAGTGTACAATTACACCTAGAATGGCGCAGTGATCCAAACAATACACAGACTAACCAAAACAGAAGTAATAGTGGTGTGTTTTTTCAAGGATTGTATGAAGTACAAATCTTAAATAACAATGATAATGACACCTATGTAAACGGTATGGTGGGCTCTATTTATAAGCAAAAAGCTCCAGACGTTATGGCTGCAAAACCTACTGGAGAGTGGAATACGTATGATATTGTTTTTCACGCACCAGAGTTTGATAGTACAGGAAAAAGAATAAAAGCAGGTACGCTCACAGTATTACTCAATGGTGTGCTTGTTCAAGATCACTATGAGTTACAAGGAAGCACAGAGTACATAGGTTTCCCTAAAAACAATGCGCATGGAGATGGCCCAATCATACTTCAAGATCACGGAGATATGAGTGGTGTAGGGTATAGAAATATTTGGTTACGTAAATTAGATTAATGGACTTCCCTACAATACTTACCACACTGGCACCAGCACTCATAAGTCTGGCATTATATATAAATACGCGTTACTTCCCACCGTCAATGGGTAACTCATTCTTAGCAAAATCTCCAGAATGGTGGATGAGAGATCAAGCCACTTGGAATAGTGCATACTCGTTTTTGGCTCAAAAATATGGCATTGGCACCATTGCGCTTTTTGCAATTTGCAGCTGTCTGTTCTTTCTTGAAAGCCCTTATGCAGCATACGGCGGTTATGTCGCACTCATCGCTTACGTGATTTTAGCAAATTACCAAGTGCGCTCATATATGACTGACAAAATAAAATAATATTGTCTCGCTTTCGCGAAAATTTGATTGCATTCACCAGGCATCTTGAATGATTGTATGTAAGCACGACTTAAATACTCTTAATTACAAGATTATAGGAATACAACTAAGCTTTCGCGAAAGCGTACAAACCCCATTCATAATTAATAATTGAACCTTTATCTTTGCCGAATGATAAAATCGATGACAGGTTTTGGGAAAAGTGTACTACAACTTCCTGGAAAAAAAATTACAATAGAGATCAAATCGCTTAACAGCAAAAATCTAGATCTCAATGCTCGTATACCTTCTACCTATCGTGAGAAAGAACTTGCCCTGCGCAATATGGTTGCAAAAGCACTCGAGCGCGGTAAGATTGATGTAGGTCTTTATGTAGAAAGTACTGGAGAAAATACCAATACAGTTATTAATGGAACGGTGGTAAACGCTTATATGGCTCAGCTCTCTGATGCAGTGAGTGGTAACCCTAGCGAGACAGAACTTCTTAAAATGGCAATGCGCCTTCCTGATGCTTTAAAAACAGAACGTGAAGAGCTAGATGAAAATGAGTACACATCGATTGTATCAAATCTAGAGGAAGCACTTAAAGAAATAAATAAATACCGTCTAGACGAAGGAAACTCTCTTAAAGCAGAGTTTGAACTACGTATTGCAAACCTACAGCGCTTGCTGGAAGAGGTAATTGTACTTGATGTAGATAGACTAAGTGATGTAAAAGTAAGGCTTGAGAAAGCTGTTTCTGATCTTAAAGTAAATGTAGATGAGAATCGCTTTGAGCAAGAGCTTATTTACTACCTAGAGAAATATGACATTACTGAGGAAAAAGTTCGCTTAAAGAATCACCTAGATTACTTTACAGAAGCACTAGAGTCTGATGATTCTAACGGTAAGAAACTTGGCTTTATAGGTCAAGAAATAGGTCGTGAGATTAATACAGTGGGATCTAAGTCTAACTATGCACCTATGCAGCAGCTGGTAGTGCAAATGAAGGACGAACTAGAAAAAATAAAGGAGCAAGTTTTAAATGTACTCTAATGGCAAAGCAACCAGAAGATAATAGTAGTGATCATCAGGGAAAGCTCATCGTATTTTCGGCACCTTCAGGAAGTGGAAAAACAACGATAGTAAGACACCTTCTAGCACAAGAAGAATTAAACCTTGAGTTTAGTATTTCTGCAACGAGTCGAGAGTCTCGTGGAGAAGAGAAAAATGGGAAGGACTATTATTTTATAGATCTCAAAGAATTTAAAAATCACATCAAGGCAGACGACTTTTTAGAATGGGAAGAAGTATACCGTGATAACTTTTATGGAACATTGTGGAGCGAGGTACAACGTATCTGGGCCATGGGTAAACATGTGATTTTTGATATTGACGTTGTGGGAGGTTTACGTATCAAAAAGAAATTTCCAGATAAAACACTTGCTGTGTTTGTAAAACCACCTAGTGTAGACGAACTTAAAATACGCCTCAAGAAGCGTAGCACAGAGAGTGAAGATAAGATTAACATGCGTATCGCAAAAGCTTCTGTAGAGCTCGCTACAGCACCACAGTTTGATCATATTATTCTAAACGATAATCTAGATAAAGCTCTTAAAGAAGCGGTAACACTTGTTACTGATTTTGTAAAATAACATAGAGATGACATTACAAGATTTTAAAACCAAACTTGCTACTATACCAAGCGAGATTGAGTTTACAGATACCATGGCGATTATAGAGTCACTATATACTTTTACGCCTAGCTCCTTTACAAATGGAGACATCCGTAACGAAAGCGGTGAGAACAATGGCTCTTGCAAGTTATTTGGTTTTGCAAAAGATCAAGGATTGAATAAAAGTGACACACTACAGTGTTTTGGCGCATATTACAGAGAAGATGTTTTGAGCAACCCAAACGGCACAGATCATCAAAACATTAGAAACTTCATGCAGTACGGATGGGACGGTATCACCTTTGATGCAAATCCTCTAAGCAAGAAATAATTCTTAAATACTACTCCATTGAAAATAGGTCTCTACTTCGGAACATTTAATCCTATTCACATAGGGCATCTTGCGATTGCAAATCACATGGCAGAGTATAGCGACCTAGATAAAATCTGGATGGTCATCACGCCACACAATCCGTTTAAGAAAAAGAGTAGCTTACTAGATAACAATCACCGTTATCAGATGGTTCTAGAAGCTCTTGAAACCTATGATAAAATAGAGCCAAGCAATATTGAGTTCAATTTACCGCAACCTAACTATACGGTATACACACTAGCTCATCTGGAAGAAAAGTATCCTCAGCACGAGTTTTGCTTAATCATGGGAGAAGACAATCTTAAAAGTCTTCATAAATGGAAAAACTACGAGGTGATTCTTGAGCGTCACGACATTTACGTATATCCTAGAATCTCTGAAGGCACGGTTGAAACACAGTTTGACAACCACTCAAAGATTCACAAAGTAGATGCTCCTATCATGGAAATTTCTTCTACGATGATTCGTAAGGCTATTAAGGATGGTAAAAATATAAGACCTTTATTACCACCTGAGGTGCATACTTACATAGATCAAATGAACTTTTACAAATAGGTCATAAGTGTATGCCTAGACGGGATTTGACACATCAAAATAGTAAAGAAGCTAGTTATTACGGCGTTTTGATGGTGGTTTCTTTTCTTGTCCATCTCGCTTTAAAACGCGTAAAAGCTTTAGATAATGATTTACCTGATTTTCTCTTAGGGTTTACGGTTGCTTTATTTATTGCATCCAGTATACTTACTATCATCAAATATTTTAAAGCTAGAAAGGAACCTCAAAGCCCTAAGCTAGCTAAGGTTCGCATTTTTGTAATTATAGCAGTTATTTTCTGGCTATTTTTCTTAGTAAACCTTTCTAAAGAAGTTTTGGAGGTTTTTAGTCAGCTAGCTTAAATACTACACATAAAAAAAGAACAAACATTCCAGACTTATCGTCTTTCATGCTTGTTCTTTTAATTAGTCTATAATCGCGCTTGAGCGCTTACTTTTATTTCTCTAAGTGAGGAATACGTAATACTTGACCTGGGTAAATCTTATCTACATCCTTAAGCATAGGCTTGTTTGCTTCAAAGATTTGTGGGTACTTCATTGGGTCTCCGTACATCGCTTTTGAGATTTTGCTTAAAGAATCTCCTTTTTCTAC
The genomic region above belongs to Dokdonia sp. Dokd-P16 and contains:
- a CDS encoding DUF1080 domain-containing protein; this encodes MRRTIYIAAVALIAFACKNETKTTVVDIRSGEGNTFSIGGKKIADPSDKVVLFDGSNLNAWKGYGTDGMHDNWTIEDGAMAFTPGEEGGKNIITKNTYKNFELKLEWKVSEGGNSGIFWSVKESPEFKEAYETGPEIQVLDDERHPDAKVANGTHKAGSLYDMIKPADGMINPAGEWNQVTLSINHDSNLGKVSLNGKEAYTFPVNGEEWDAMVAKTKFADWKGFGKYQEGHIGLQDHGDKVWYRNITIKEL
- a CDS encoding DUF1080 domain-containing protein yields the protein MKLYHLVIIATALTITSCGSGNVGDEPTKPEQTEVWGPKPAKVAINGQTGIPSDAVVLFDGTNLNAWKSKNDGGAPKWTINQDGSMTVKDKTGDIVTKENFGSVQLHLEWRSDPNNTQTNQNRSNSGVFFQGLYEVQILNNNDNDTYVNGMVGSIYKQKAPDVMAAKPTGEWNTYDIVFHAPEFDSTGKRIKAGTLTVLLNGVLVQDHYELQGSTEYIGFPKNNAHGDGPIILQDHGDMSGVGYRNIWLRKLD
- a CDS encoding YicC/YloC family endoribonuclease, translating into MIKSMTGFGKSVLQLPGKKITIEIKSLNSKNLDLNARIPSTYREKELALRNMVAKALERGKIDVGLYVESTGENTNTVINGTVVNAYMAQLSDAVSGNPSETELLKMAMRLPDALKTEREELDENEYTSIVSNLEEALKEINKYRLDEGNSLKAEFELRIANLQRLLEEVIVLDVDRLSDVKVRLEKAVSDLKVNVDENRFEQELIYYLEKYDITEEKVRLKNHLDYFTEALESDDSNGKKLGFIGQEIGREINTVGSKSNYAPMQQLVVQMKDELEKIKEQVLNVL
- the gmk gene encoding guanylate kinase yields the protein MAKQPEDNSSDHQGKLIVFSAPSGSGKTTIVRHLLAQEELNLEFSISATSRESRGEEKNGKDYYFIDLKEFKNHIKADDFLEWEEVYRDNFYGTLWSEVQRIWAMGKHVIFDIDVVGGLRIKKKFPDKTLAVFVKPPSVDELKIRLKKRSTESEDKINMRIAKASVELATAPQFDHIILNDNLDKALKEAVTLVTDFVK
- a CDS encoding HopJ type III effector protein, producing MTLQDFKTKLATIPSEIEFTDTMAIIESLYTFTPSSFTNGDIRNESGENNGSCKLFGFAKDQGLNKSDTLQCFGAYYREDVLSNPNGTDHQNIRNFMQYGWDGITFDANPLSKK
- the nadD gene encoding nicotinate (nicotinamide) nucleotide adenylyltransferase: MKIGLYFGTFNPIHIGHLAIANHMAEYSDLDKIWMVITPHNPFKKKSSLLDNNHRYQMVLEALETYDKIEPSNIEFNLPQPNYTVYTLAHLEEKYPQHEFCLIMGEDNLKSLHKWKNYEVILERHDIYVYPRISEGTVETQFDNHSKIHKVDAPIMEISSTMIRKAIKDGKNIRPLLPPEVHTYIDQMNFYK